The window AAAAGAAGGCATCATGGTTGTGTCACATTGTAATTCTAACTGCTTGGAAGACCAAGGCTGGAagattgcatgttcaaagccatACTCAGCAACATAGAGAGTTGCtaaaaaactcagtgagatcctatctgagaacaaaaagcaaaaaggactgaggatgtgacacAGTGGACTCTGGcatttaagtgcccctgggttcaatccctgttaccaaaattaaataaataaataagaatggagCTGGAagtggaggtggtgggaccttttgttttcaaataatagcATATTATCTGAAGCTACAAACTTAGTTTCAGAACTAAGAATAAAGACTTGGTACATAATGGCCTCTCTTGCACAAAGCAGCATTTCTTATCACACAGGCTGCTTGTATTCTATCCAAAAATCTATGGAGAGATCCCAAAGGGTCTACTGGATACCAGAACTTATTTTGATTTACCTATAATGTTTTTTATCTTTAAGCTTGGTTTCGCTGTGGGTATGGTTTAGAATATGGCTACAGTTTCTGCCTCTGGTTAGCTACATAGCTTTGGGCAATTACCCTCATATCTCTTAAATCACATCTGGTATTCTTAGGAGATACACATTTTAGGTCTCTTTATCAGGTACCATCTGGGTTTGTGGTCTTGAACTCTTGAACAGTGCTTTCTGTTGGAGACACAATATGCTACTGAGGGGTGGTGACCAGTACAAACAGGCTTGTTAGTGAATTTTACTGATAGGATCTCAAACCAAAGCTGTGTGTTGATGACTGGTCAGAGTTTGACCACACAGTCAAGAAACAATTCTCTGGTCAAGCCCAGGGTGGATAGATGGTCAGAAGGAAAATAGAGGTATGAAAAGGGAGAGACAGATAGCCCAGCAAGGAAAGaatgtaattagagaaataaggGCTGGCTGAAAGGGTAAAGGGAATCTTAGATTGACTACCTGAGAGTGTACTGTGAACTGGGTATCACTGGATACTATGAAGAAAATTGACTTCACTCCAGCAGTAGAAACCACTAACCACATGTGGTTAACCACTAAGTCACTTTCCTAGACATTTTGGTACAGAATCTCGCTACGATGCacaggactttgctaagttgctaatgctggctttgaacttctgatcttcatcctctgacctcagcctcatgaagcactgggattataggcgtgtaccactaTGCTGGTGAACTCCCACTTTTGAAAGTGAGCtctgtataaaaacaaaaatcagctgTATTTCCCCCCTAAATATGATTGCTGAGCGCTATATATTCCtatcttcagtttttcttagTAATGGAAACAGAAGTCCTTATACTGGTCAAATGACTTGCaggaaatgagaataaagaaactcCACATTAAAGTGGAGAAATAGCAGCTTGAATGCCGTGAGCTGACATTGCATACTTGTATGGaatcttttaaatgaaacatGTATTAGGACATGTAAGATACTTCTTTGGGCAAAAATCTATTGTTTGGTTCTAGCTGTACTAAAAGTGAAAGAGCATTTAAAGTACAGACCATCCTGGGGGTAGGAGTGCTTCTATAAACAGATAACCAGAACTAAGTTTATATTTTAGGTGAAGTATATAAAACCTCCTGTAGTGTACATGAGAAGTAATCAGTAAATGGTTGATTCCTCTTAAATCTGAGTAAGTTTGATGTTTTTGCCATCTTCCACTTGTCTTTAtgaccttttaaaattgatgtaggGATCAGAGTGTTAATGAAATGCAGAAGACATAAGGAAAAATTGGTGTATAATGCAGATAGCATATAAAatcctcttttctttaaatatgaaaaaaatgaagttttctaTTGCTTGTGCCTCACCTATTTGTGTAAATAATAAAGGGCTTAGAGAAATGGGAAATGAAATTCTTCTAGAGCTTATTAGCTCTATGATCCTCTTCCTGGGCTCCACATTATGATTGTGAATTGAGAGAGCAGGTCATTTTCACTATGCTGacagagaagaggggaggagatAACACTGAATGTAGAATGGAAAAGATGTGGATGATTGGGTGTTTTGTGGTATCATTGCCAAGGAAGAACTTATAAGAACCAAAAACTCTGCATTTCCTTTACTGTTAATATTACTAACACAAGAATGGCTGAAAAAATTGTATAAACTCtagtcataattttaaaacttcataatCAAGGGGGTTCATTTCTGGAATGTGACAAGGGAATAATAGTAGGAATGACATTAATTCAATTTCCTTTACTAATAATACTGTTTCCTTTATGTGTCAGCTTGAATCAGTGGAGTCTGTAGGGTAAATTTCCCTTCTTACAATGAATGAGCATCATCCCACCCCACTGAGAGACTgcatagaagaaaaagcaaatgatGGGAGGTTTTACATTTTCCTGCCTAATTGCCTGAACTGAGACATCTTATTCTATTTCTCTTAACATTGCACTGTGCTTTACACTACTGACTCCTCTGGTTCTTAGGTCTCAAACTGAATTATAACACCAGTTTTCCAGAGTGTCCAGGTTACATATAGGACATCATGTGACTTCTCAACTTCCATAACTGTGTGACCCAGTTCCTCATAATGAAACAATTTCTCTCTGCCTGAATGGAAGTTCTGTTTCTGTGTAGAAACCTGCCGAATACAGTAAAGAAAAGTCACTCGAATATGAGAGAAAGTGTTTTTGATGAATTAGTAAACACTGTATATTAAAATTggttaataataagaaaatagacattttcttaccatcataatttatttcaaatatgtatatcagcatcattttcatctttaaaaatccaGTAAGTCTTAGcttaaaaatcagaatgaaatcAAGAACATATCACTGCTGTTGCTTAACATTTTTCTGGCTATCCACATAATATACTTATGAGTTAAAATACAGTCAAGCTACAATCACTGcaaatattaacattattatCTGAAAATTATTGGTAAGATagaaaaaatagttataaattgTAACTCACTAAAATATTCTGGAACAAAAATAATGTTCTGTACACTTCAAAAATCTAGAAGGAAGGATTTTGAACGTATTGCCCTAATGATAACTTTTGgaggaaatatatacatataacccaatttaaaaattttacaatgtatacatatatcaaaacataaaaaggcactcctttaatatgtacaactttttgCTTCAATGTGCAGgtaaagtaacaaattttaaaaacataagaataaTTTAAACACTGAAAACAATGTTTTTCATATGAAAGTAATTCAACTATTATGATGCTAACgttcatgaaaacaaaatatgaaaatagcaaGGAATATTCAGAGGGAAATTGTAAGAAGGTCCTAGTCTTACATATACATTAGAAAACACTTGTAAACCAAAGTAATTAATGCATTGTGAAACTGGTGCATGAACTCAGATCAGGTAAAATCACAGAGTAATATACTTATTATGTCTATATCTGTGTAATTATCCTGAGTtataaaggtgagattcactcACCTGGGTCAATAGTAAGGATTTGAAGCTTCTGCTCAGAATAAAGTCAGACATCGATTACAGCAACTGTTCCCAAAGTTATAACACTTTGATTCTATGGAGGAACATCTTCAAACAAAATaggtaaggtttttttttaatttaatttcctttttttttttttaattagtgaaaAAACGTCATTGAGAACTAACAATTGAATATACACATAGAGGTATTTCTGTCTGCATGACTCTGCCCACTTCCAGGTGGGAGAGTGATACCAGgtgttggttgtttttttttaataaatctatCCTACCTACCATCCAGTATTCTTCATTCCAGATTCAGCACAAAAATGCTGAGGGAAGCTTTCAGAAGGCAGTGGATCTCAGGTTTATGGGTGTCCCTCTACCATCACTGGAACCCAGAAAGTGAAAGCAAAACTTCCTTCAAGAATACTCAGTCTGGGAGGCAATTTGAAAATGGCGTCTTCCGTGCAGAGCCGGCCAGTTACTGCAGCTGGAAAAAGTGAATTTTGCAACCAGAAGTCGAAGTCGGAGAACAGAGCACGTTAAAGCAACTCTGGACCTGATTGAGGGCAGCATGACTATTTGTACTACTAAGAAGACTTTTGACCCATATGTCATCATTAGGGCCAGAGACTTAATAAAACTGTTGGCAAGGAGTGTTTCATTTGAACAGGCAGTACGGTTTCTTCAGGATGATGTCGCATGCCATATCATTAAAATAGGTTCCTTAGTAAGAAATAAGGAACGATTTGTAAAAAGAAGACAACGGCTTATTGGTCCAAAAGGCTCTACTTTGAAGGCATTGGAACTCCTAACAAACTGTTACATTATGGTGCAGGGAAATACAGTTTCAGCCATTAGACCTTTCAGTGGCTTAAAAGAGGTTCGAAAAGTAGTTCTATACACTATGAAGAATATTCATCCCATTTATAACATTAAAACCTTAACGATTAGACAAGAGTTGGCAAAAGATTCTGAATTATGATCACAAAGTTGGGAAAGATTCTTGCCACACTTCAAacacaaaaatgtgaataaacaCAAGGAACCAAAGAAGAAAACTGTTAAGAAAGCATACACACCATTTCCACCACCACAACCAGAAAGTCAGATTGATAAAGAATTGGCTAGTGGTGAATACTTTTTGAAGGCGAATCAAAAGAAGCGAcaaaaaatggaagcaataaaGGCTAAACAAGCAGAAGCTCTCAGTAAGAgacaagaggaaagaaacaaagcaTTTATTCCACCTAAAGAAAAAACAGTTATGAAACCTAAGGAAGCATCTACTGAAActaaaattgatgtggctgccatCAAAGAAAAGGTTAAGAAAGCAAAGAACAAGAAACTGGGAGTGCTTACAGCTGAAGAATTTAAGCTTAAGATGGAagcagatgaaaagaaaaagtaacattaaaaaaataaccaaaccCCCTGAACTAGAACTTATATAGCTATCTCCTTTTGTAAAGGATTTTGAAAGATGCCAGGGCATTAGTTGCCTTATGTGtgagaaataatatttctgaGTTGCTTTTGTTCAtataataatattctttttaaatatattctattcttgtgtgttttgaaaatttttgtgcTAGAAAGTGCTATATGTGTCTTTTTATACATTGTACCTAATCAGTTCAAGGCAGGTTTTGCCTAAGCATGAGTTTAGGAGaaacttttaagtgtttttatatatacactTTGGGAATGTGACTattgtaatttttcattaaatcGAAGTCTGATTTCAGAGGTTAGTTTTTAAACATAATCATGTCCCAGCAT of the Sciurus carolinensis chromosome 11, mSciCar1.2, whole genome shotgun sequence genome contains:
- the LOC124959624 gene encoding LOW QUALITY PROTEIN: KRR1 small subunit processome component homolog (The sequence of the model RefSeq protein was modified relative to this genomic sequence to represent the inferred CDS: substituted 1 base at 1 genomic stop codon) → MGQNFLQFTKEGNFTSMMNVNSPSLMSPILTVSSYIQEGRLIDVLSVEKSSITAQAFIIIRVHVKEKHYKCDLESVESVGAGQLLQLEKVNFATRSRSRRTEHVKATLDLIEGSMTICTTKKTFDPYVIIRARDLIKLLARSVSFEQAVRFLQDDVACHIIKIGSLVRNKERFVKRRQRLIGPKGSTLKALELLTNCYIMVQGNTVSAIRPFSGLKEVRKVVLYTMKNIHPIYNIKTLTIRQELAKDSELXSQSWERFLPHFKHKNVNKHKEPKKKTVKKAYTPFPPPQPESQIDKELASGEYFLKANQKKRQKMEAIKAKQAEALSKRQEERNKAFIPPKEKTVMKPKEASTETKIDVAAIKEKVKKAKNKKLGVLTAEEFKLKMEADEKKK